A genomic region of Bactrocera dorsalis isolate Fly_Bdor chromosome 3, ASM2337382v1, whole genome shotgun sequence contains the following coding sequences:
- the LOC125777765 gene encoding uncharacterized protein LOC125777765 produces the protein MNLEQLCTFVFENALELGEKKNSSNVVFIKKILSKRKRRRVFLTGGGPKRKIPKTSNFCKTIKCMQDDVFYAHFRMKKSTFKNLQTMLMPWWPSRTTGRIGISLEKALQIAIWKLSNNCSFRDVSDRFGVAVGLAYKVFVKIIKMICRLKKDVIKFPRSEAEQKQTSEAFSTLRFNPFPFVLGWVDGTHIPISQPRRDEISYRNRKGTYSIIAQAIVDSRMKFIDVFIGCPRACHDASIWQMSPIKKAIINKEINIYPNYHFLGDGGYPLEMCVMVPYRDNGFLTPMQSKYNAILSSTRVVVEQAFGVLKKKFRILKYIEVQNPSLPKLITMACMIIHNIIIINEGNNADDLIAETNAITSETLEEVTLPGQREAKAKRDALATLLSA, from the exons ATGAATCTTGAGCAATTGTgcacttttgtttttgaaaacgcCCTAGAATTgggcgaaaaaaaaaattcaagtaacGTGgtgttcattaaaaaaatattaagtaagcGAAAGCGCCGGCGTGTTTTTTTAACCGGTGGTGGCCCAAAAAGGAAAATTCCAAAAACGTCCAACTTCTGCAAAACGATAAAATGTATGCAGGATGACGTTTTTTATGCTCATTTTCGTATGAAAAAGAGCACATTcaag AATTTGCAGACCATGTTAATGCCGTGGTGGCCTTCGCGCACAACTGGACGAATTggaatttctttggaaaaggCTTTGCAAATTGCAATTTGGAAGCTGAGCAATAATTGTTCTTTTAGAGATGTCAGCGATCGTTTTGGAGTAGCTGTTGGTCTCGCATATAAAgtctttgtaaaaataataaagatgaTCTGCCGTTTAAAGAAAGACGTCATCAAATTTCCAAGAAGTGAAGCTGAACAAAAGCAAACCAGCGAAGCATTTTCAACTCTACGTTTCAATCCTTTTCCTTTTGTACTCGGGTGGGTCGATGGTACACATATTCCCATTTCGCAGCCAAGAAGAGATGAAATCAGTTACCGGAATCGAAAGGGGACGTACTCAATCATTGCTcaa GCTATTGTCGACAGCCGTATGAAATTCATAGATGTGTTCATAGGGTGTCCGCGAGCATGCCATGATGCTTCAATTTGGCAAATGAGCCCTATCAAGAAGGCCAtaattaacaaagaaataaatatttatcccAACTACCATTTTTTGGGCGATGGAGGTTATCCTTTGGAGATGTGTGTTATGGTTCCTTATCGCGATAATGGATTCCTGACACCAATGCAATCGAAGTACAATGCAATTTTAAGTTCAACTCGGGTTGTTGTAGAACAGGCATTTGGCGTTTTGAAGAAGAAATTTAGAATTCTAAAGTATATCGAAGTTCAAAATCCAAGTTTgccaaaattaataacaatggCTTGTATGATTAttcacaatattattattataaatgaaggGAACAACGCCGATGATTTAATCGCAGAAACAAATGCCATCACTTCTGAAACACTCGAGGAAGTCACTTTACCAGGACAAAGAGAGGCAAAAGCAAAGAGAGATGCATTGGCAACTTTGTTATCAGCCTAA